The following proteins are encoded in a genomic region of Drosophila miranda strain MSH22 chromosome 4, D.miranda_PacBio2.1, whole genome shotgun sequence:
- the LOC108161291 gene encoding uncharacterized protein LOC108161291 isoform X5: MEKNKRRSSLRQPPARDDDQAAAAGTQNCVLKRRISFSGKKSVREFVNTEEPHYWEDSYELSDCTNGEDNSREKAPKAGPSQQAPTADKENIPLQFEHPSTRIDMTLNLRTSIDVPRSVPRESLFAESLSLSSMGRDKLKDTLYSYPITDKTIDLMQISSKVREDCSELSSFEMEHMKTQPTKSVGDSFMDITPLGYTGPGTSAAAAVPVPAEKENVDPVQKLVHMEVEEGQKEIQRQADISFDWDMNDSDARDRLPSHGFFQTEPNNSTINYLEDESVLIPFDMISGENISKNLNFRQLNDDLEAGKIRVFANGPRTPCTDRKAKQMFWHGLDEDQDQDPMDINIRSIKPRATLNFSENMTMSPLAQTAPVAAVAEPLPREKLKIPDDKRKYRVSQADEMMLDNTNFLAHAKLGDETQSRNSSKVLSRRESTYESSEIDLGTPKRNSSCRQDFQPSTMQEAPSKHSKPRQTIHLPVEMEQDVFQLEEAAAAIPPGRASASARRTISLNESMDQENIVDEKATAIQSEDNVPRKHTISKRRETLLMEESMEEDIISPLKELHLKGNAHPAKGPKSRHTLHLAEPLEEDEVHPRNAAATEAISKDRRHLAEAVQEHLQMGNQRSKARQTILQEEPIEEDVDNAATGAIRNEAVQQNLPMGNQRSKARQTILQAEPIEEDVTATGSIQNKSFQPNLQIGNQRSKARQTILQSEAIVEDVDDAATGAIRKDYEHLAEAGQKHLPMGYQRSKARQTILQSEPIEEDVDDAATGAIRKEALQQNLPMGNQRPKARQTILQAAAIEEEFDYAATGAMRKDRKQLAESVQEHLPMANQRSKASQSILQSEAIEEDVDEDTGAIRKDYEHLAEAGQKHLPMGYQRSKARQTILQSEPIEEGDDDAATGAIRKEALQQNLPMGNQRPKARQTILQAAAIEEEFDYAATGAMRKDRKQLAESVQEHLPMANQRSKASQSILQSEAIEEDVDEDTGAIRKDYEHLAEAGQKHLPMGYQRSKARQTILQSEPIEEGDDDAATGAIRKEALQQNLPMGNQRPKARQTILQAEAIEEEFDYAATGAMRKDYEHLAEAGQKHLPMGYQRSKARQTILQSEPIEEGDDDAATGAIRKEALQQNLPMGNQRPKARQTILQAAAIEEEFDYAATGAMRKDRKQLAESVQEHLPMANQRSKASQSILQSEAIEEDVDEDTGAIRKDYEHLAEAGQKHLPMGYQRSKARQTILQSEPIEKDVDDEATGAIRKEALQQNLPMGNQRPKARQTILQAAAIEEEFDYAATGAMRKDYEHLVEAVQEHHVPTGDRSSRSRQTLLTAVPIEEDHSIAYQSFKPRNTHESREESVAFKSKNTLMLAELIENMTAFRTSKARQTLLLATSMEEEEQLREPPLEKSTKVAPNRGSRAEQTLIMSESMEEEAEKADDFQSPLQSTGAPPELLPITPMLKQNRSGSLNSMKEFEQFEKDTNQAATPRSPLRKISALLRKFSSMGESMKMSLEGDASECGTPIRHSGDAKRLFAHLTPNLPEAKKRNTHLFGDMEMEQEMEASIAIKEVTAAVDMNFDLTLQPVRGLIGEHMSRPTVFEERPITVSDVSAYFQNQSGKVKKEPAEGTIEVEHGEKRDTCPRDSGSSTDRSFKSYAPTNKRFINLSGDTTIFSAAIVETIDVDQPENNQIDNVRLSLVSTLADEPDTDEEAPVEDAVALPKQPEPQPQPEPEPEPCQEQQESSRVVAAGSSASCRRCANCRRSLSEPRLSNDSFVLPTQPQWDLTREIEMLRRVRAKPNLDDVHKYWQMKEQERRTIALEKELDSSSEASEEEEFSEWDVNEVMATYKGEMERFKRNLADNQEVLQQMLVALEPVETFFDRLHDLLGEQQPNWIFDYQLKVSRKLIFTHRLLTTFRLIVDYETVDDLETAIRVCDINVEQATVILPLQSWTAFEHLLDFQLQLKLPVNLTDSIEGSSVEAFAQFLQRINAICVDILRTFHKLLTVLTATRTSLLRQVNRIVVKKTVRRHIEVDTRTRMEKTDFVIEIGNVEAISFRDILQPKLHFFNENIQFLPTGVAFLEAFLDHPEQYLKV, from the exons ATGGAGAAAAATAAGCGCAGGAGTTCG TTGCGGCAGCCGCCAGCCAGAGATGACGAtcaggcagcggcagcggggACGCAGAATTGCGTGCTCAAGCGTCGCATCAGCTTTAGTGGCAAGAAGTCCGTGAG AGAGTTCGTGAATACGGAGGAGCCTCACTATTGGGAAGACTCCTACGAATTATCGGATTGCACCAATGGCGAAGACAACAGCAGAGAGAAGGCGCCAAAAGCTGGCCCCAGCCAGCAGGCGCCGACAGCGGACAAAGAGAATATACCCCTGCAGTTTGAACATCCAAGCACCAGAATCGATATGACGTTGAACCTGCGGACGAGCATCGATGTGCCCCGTTCGGTGCCCCGCGAGTCGCTGTTTGCCGaaagtctctctctctcttcgaTGGGGCGTGACAAGCTTAAGGATACGCTGTACAGCTATCCAATTACGGACAAGACCATAGATCTGATGCAGATCTCATCCAAAGTTAGGGAAGACTGCTCGGAGTTGTCCTCGTTTGAAATGGAACATATGAAAACACAACCAACGAAATCTGTGGGTGATTCCTTTATGGACATCACGCCACTGGGATATACTGGTCCAGGTACttctgcagctgctgcagtCCCCGTCCCAGCAGAAAAGGAGAATGTTGATCCTGTTCAGAAATTGGTGCATATGGAGGTGGAAGAGGGCCAAAAGGAGATCCAGAGGCAGGCAGATATATCCTTTGACTGGGACATGAATG ATTCCGATGCCAGAGACCGACTGCCGTCACATGGCTTCTTTCAGACAGAGCCCAACAATAGTACCATCAACTACCTGGAAGACGAGTCTGTTCTCATTCCATTCGACATGATTTCTGGGGAAAACATCAGCAAGAACCTGAACTTTCGTCAACTGAACGATGACCTGGAAGCGGGAAAGATTAGGGTCTTTGCGAACGGCCCCAGGACCCCGTGCACAGATCGCAAGGCCAAGCAGATGTTCTGGCATGGCCTAGATGAGGATCAGGATCAGGATCCAATGGACATCAACATAAGGAGCATCAAGCCGCGAGCAACTTTAAATTTCAGTGAGAATATGACCATGTCCCCCTTGGCACAAACAGCGCCAGTAGCGGCAGTAGCAGAGCCGTTGCCGCGGGAAAAGCTAAAGATACCGGATGATAAGCGCAAGTATCGGGTCTCGCAGGCGGATGAGATGATGCTGGACAACACGAACTTCCTGGCACATGCCAAATTGGGCGATGAGACCCAATCTCGCAATAGTTCCAAGGTCTTATCGAGGAGAGAGTCTACATATGAAAGCTCGGAGATCGATTTGGGAACGCCCAAGAGGAACAGCAGCTGCAGACAGGACTTCCAACCATCCACCATGCAGGAGGCACCATCGAAGCATTCCAAGCCCAGACAGACCATTCATCTGCCTGTGGAAATGGAGCAGGATGTGTTTCAGTTGGAAGAAGCTGCTGCCGCCATCCCTCCAGGGCGCGCCTCCGCCTCTGCCAGACGTACCATCAGCCTGAACGAGTCCATGGACCAGGAAAATATTGTCGACGAGAAAGCCACAGCCATCCAGTCCGAGGATAACGTGCCGCGCAAGCACACCATATCGAAACGTAGGGAGACTTTGCTCATGGAGGAGAGCATGGAAGAGGATATTATAAGTCCTCTCAAGGAGCTGCATCTCAAGGGGAATGCTCATCCGGCAAAGGGACCTAAGTCCCGTCACACTCTCCACTTGGCGGAACCGTTGGAGGAAGACGAAGTCCACCCCCGGAATGCTGCAGCCACTGAGGCCATAAGTAAAGATCGTAGGCACCTGGCTGAAGCCGTTCAGGAGCATCTTCAAATGGGCAATCAGAGGTCCAAAGCTAGGCAGACTATTCTTCAGGAGGAACCAATAGAGGAAGATGTTGACAATGCAGCTACTGGGGCCATAAGGAATGAAGCGGTTCAGCAGAATCTACCCATGGGAAATCAGAGATCGAAAGCCAGGCAGACTATTCTTCAAGCGGAACCAATAGAGGAAGATGTCACCGCAACGGGGTCAATACAAAACAAATCCTTTCAGCCGAATCTACAAATAGGAAATCAGAGATCCAAAGCCAGGCAGACTATTCTTCAATCGGAAGCAATAGTGGAAGATGTTGACGATGCAGCCACTGGGGCCATAAGGAAAGATTATGAGCACCTGGCGGAAGCCGGTCAGAAACATCTACCAATGGGATATCAAAGATCCAAAGCCAGACAGACTATTCTTCAGTCGGAACCAATAGAGGAAGATGTTGACGATGCAGCTACTGGGGCCATAAGGAAAGAAGCCCTTCAGCAGAATCTACCAATGGGAAATCAGAGACCCAAGGCTAGACAGACTATACTTCAGGCGGCAGCAATTGAGGAAGAGTTTGACTATGCAGCCACAGGGGCCATGAGGAAAGATCGTAAGCAGCTGGCTGAATCCGTTCAGGAACATCTACCAATGGCGAATCAGAGATCCAAAGCTAGCCAGAGTATTCTGCAATCGGAAGCAATAGAAGAAGATGTTGATGAAGATACTGGGGCCATAAGGAAAGATTATGAGCACCTGGCGGAAGCCGGTCAGAAACATCTACCAATGGGATATCAAAGATCCAAAGCCAGACAGACTATTCTTCAGTCGGAACCAATAGAGGAAGGTGATGACGATGCAGCTACTGGGGCCATAAGGAAAGAAGCCCTTCAGCAGAATCTACCAATGGGAAATCAGAGACCCAAGGCTAGACAGACTATACTTCAGGCGGCAGCAATTGAGGAAGAGTTTGACTATGCAGCCACAGGGGCCATGAGGAAAGATCGTAAGCAGCTGGCTGAATCCGTTCAGGAACATCTACCAATGGCGAATCAGAGATCCAAAGCTAGCCAGAGTATTCTGCAATCGGAAGCAATAGAAGAAGATGTTGATGAAGATACTGGGGCCATAAGGAAAGATTATGAGCACCTGGCGGAAGCCGGTCAGAAACATCTACCAATGGGATATCAAAGATCCAAAGCCAGACAGACTATTCTTCAGTCGGAACCAATAGAGGAAGGTGATGACGATGCAGCTACTGGGGCCATAAGGAAAGAAGCCCTTCAGCAGAATCTACCAATGGGAAATCAGAGACCCAAGGCTAGACAGACTATACTTCAGGCGGAAGCAATTGAGGAAGAGTTTGACTATGCAGCCACTGGGGCCATGAGGAAAGATTATGAGCACCTGGCGGAAGCCGGTCAGAAACATCTACCAATGGGATATCAAAGATCCAAAGCCAGACAGACTATTCTTCAGTCGGAACCAATAGAGGAAGGTGATGACGATGCAGCTACTGGGGCCATAAGGAAAGAAGCCCTTCAGCAGAATCTACCAATGGGAAATCAGAGACCCAAGGCTAGACAGACTATACTTCAGGCGGCAGCAATTGAGGAAGAGTTTGACTATGCAGCCACAGGGGCCATGAGGAAAGATCGTAAGCAGCTGGCTGAATCCGTTCAGGAACATCTACCAATGGCGAATCAGAGATCCAAAGCTAGCCAGAGTATTCTGCAATCGGAAGCAATAGAAGAAGATGTTGATGAAGATACTGGGGCCATAAGGAAAGATTATGAGCACCTGGCGGAAGCCGGTCAGAAACATCTACCAATGGGATATCAAAGATCCAAAGCCAGACAGACTATTCTTCAGTCGGAACCAATAGAGAAAGATGTTGACGATGAAGCTACTGGGGCCATAAGGAAAGAAGCCCTTCAGCAGAATCTACCAATGGGAAATCAGAGACCCAAGGCTAGACAGACTATACTTCAGGCGGCAGCAATTGAGGAAGAGTTTGACTATGCAGCCACTGGGGCCATGAGGAAAGATTATGAGCACCTGGTTGAAGCCGTTCAGGAGCATCATGTGCCCACTGGAGATCGTTCGTCGAGATCTAGGCAAACACTGCTTACGGCAGTACccatcgaggaagaccattcCATTGCATACCAGAGTTTCAAACCGAGAAACACTCACGAATCCAGGGAGGAGTCGGTGGCCTTCAAATCCAAAAATACTCTTATGCTGGCGGAACTCATTGAAAATATGACAGCCTTTCGGACGTCTAAAGCTCGCCAGACTCTGCTCTTGGCCACCTccatggaggaggaggagcagttGAGGGAACCACCACTCGAGAAGTCTACAAAAGTGGCTCCAAATCGTGGATCCCGGGCTGAACAGACATTGATCATGTCTGAATCTATGGAAGAGGAGGCGGAGAAGGCGGACGACTTCCAGAGCCCCCTTCAATCAACAGGAGCTCCTCCGGAGCTCCTTCCGATCACTCCCATGCTGAAACAAAACCGATCAGGGTCGCTTAATTCCATGAAAGAGTTTGAACAGTTCGAGAAAGATACCAATCAGGCGGCTACGCCCCGCAGTCCGCTTCGTAAGATATCGGCATTGCTGCGGAAATTCAGCTCCATGGGCGAGTCCATGAAAATGAGTTTGGAGGGCGATGCCTCGGAATGTGGCACTCCTATACGGCACAGTGGAGATGCCAAGCGATTGTTCGCCCACCTCACGCCCAATCTGCCAGAGGCCAAGAAGCGCAATACCCATCTCTTTGGGGATATGGAGATGGAGCAGGAGATGGAGGCGAGTATTGCCATTAAAGAAGTGACGGCAGCGGTGGACATGAACTTTGACTTGACCTTGCAGCCCGTGAGAGGCCTTATTGGCGAGCACATGTCGCGACCCACTGTATTCGAGGAGAGACCCATCACCGTTTCGGATGTGTCCGCCTACTTCCAAAATCAGTCGGGCAAGGTGAAGAAGGAGCCGGCTGAGGGTACGATAGAGGTGGAGCACGGGGAGAAGCGCGACACTTGCCCCAGGGACAGTGGAAGCTCCACAGACCGTTCGTTCAAGAGCTACGCACCCACAAACAAGAGGTTCATCAATCTGTCCGGGGACACGACCATCTTTTCGGCTGCCATAGTGGAGACCATTGACGTGGATCAACCGGAGAACAACCAGATAGACAATGTACGGCTCAGTTTGGTCTCCACTCTGGCCGATGAGCCGGACACGGATGAGGAGGCACCGGTTGAGGACGCCGTGGCACTGCCCAAACAGCCtgagcctcagcctcagccagagccagagcctgaGCCCTGCCAGGAGCAACAGGAGAGCTCTCGAGTGGTGGCTGCTGGGTCCAGTGCGTCCTGCAGGAGGTGTGCTAACTGCAGGAGATCCCTGAGTGAGCCAAGGCTGAGCAACGACTCCTTTGTCCTGCCCACCCAGCCGCAGTGGGATCTGACGCGGGAAATAGAAATGCTGCGCCGCGTGAGAGCGAAGCCCAACCTGGACGACGTGCACAAGTACTGGCAGATGAAGGAGCAGGAGAGGCGGACGATCGCCCTGGAGAAAGAGCTGGACAGTTCGAGTGAGGCGTCCGAGGAGGAAGAGTTCAGCGAGTGGGACGTGAACGAGGTGATGGCGACCTACAAAGGGGAAATGGAAAG ATTCAAGCGCAATCTGGCCGACAACCAGGAAGTGCTTCAGCAGATGCTCGTCGCACTGGAACCAGTGGAAACGTTCTTCGATCGCCTGCACGACCTGTTGGGCGAGCAGCAGCCCAACTGGATATTTGACTACCAGCTAAAGGTCTCCCGGAAATTGATCTTCACCCATCGACTGCTCACCACCTTCCGCCTGATCGTTGACTACGAGACTGTGGACGACTTGGAGACAGCCATACGGGTGTGCGACATCAATGTGGAACAGGCCACAGTCATTCTGCCACTGCAGAGCTGGACGGCGTTTGAGCACCTGCTCGACTTTCAGCTGCAGCTCAAGCTGCCAGTAAATCTCACCGACTCGATCGAGGGCAGCAGCGTGGAGGCCTTCGCACAGTTTCTGCAACGCATAAATGCCATTTGTGTGGACATACTACGCACATTCCACAAGCTATTGACGGTGCTCACAGCAACAAGGACGAGTCTTCTAAG GCAAGTCAATCGAATCGTTGTCAAAAAGACTGTGCGCCGGCACATTGAGGTGGATACACGCACGCGCATGGAGAAGACCGATTTCGTGATTGAAATCGGCAATGTCGAGGCAATTTCGTTCAGGGATATTCTGCAGCCAAAGCTACATTTCTTCAACGAAAATATTCAGTTTCTGCCAACGGGAGTGGCCTTTTTGGAAGCATTTCTAGATCATCCCGAACAGTATCTCAAAGTTTAA